The Trichocoleus sp. DNA window CCCTCACCATCAAAAAGCACGGGCGTAGAGCCAAGAGCATTTTTCGCTATGGTTTTGACCATCTCCGAAACATTACCTTAAATCTGGAACAGAAGATGGATGAGTTTTTGCATGTTCTACAATTTTTGTCCTGTACTTAGGTGGCAGGCAAATCAACCAACGCAGCCTGAATGGGTTTCGATTACAGCCAAGACTGCTCAGATTTTGGCAGGAGAGCCGTTAGATTTTGTCACATCTGTTTGCTCTGCTCATCCAATCGGTTAAGCCAATTTTGCCCCATCTGTTTGCTCTCCTCGTCCGATCGGTTAAGCCAATTTTGCCCTGACTGCTCCAGATCACGCTTTAAAGCCTCCTGGTGCATTGTCATTCCGCCCAAATTAGTTAAGGATGAACATAATCCTTTTCAACGATCGAGATGGTTTCTACTGCGGGCTATATCCTGGCATTGGATTTGGGGACAACTGGAAATCGAGCTTTCTTGTTTAATCAGGCAGGGCAGATCGTCAGTCAGGCATACCAGGAATTGCGGCAGATTTATCCCCAACCCGGCTGGCTGGAACATGACCCGCTCGAAATTTGGCAGGCAACTTGTAAAGTCATGCAAGCGACGTTGCAGCAGGCGCAGATTCAGCCTCAGCAAGTACGGGCAATCGGGCTAACGGTACAGCGAGAAACCTGTTTGCTCTGGGATAAAACGACAGGCGAGCCACTGCATCATGCGATCGTCTGGCAAGACCGCCGGACTGCTGACCACTGCCAGCAATTGCGCGATCAGGGTAAAGCAGCAGAAATTTTTGAGCGGACGGGTTTAATTATCGATGCCTATTTTTCGGCAACAAAGCTGACCTGGCTGCTCAACCACCTGGCTCCCCTCTCGCTTGACTCAGTGCTGGCAGGCACGATCGATAGCTGGATTCTCTGGAAACTTACAGGCGGCAAAGTCCATGCAACCGATGATAGCAACGCCAGTCGCACGATGCTCTACAACCTGGAAACGCGCCAGTGGGACGATTCCCTGCTTCAGATGTTTGATATTCCTGCTCAACTGTTGCCGCAAATTCAGCCCAGCCTCAGCCATTTTGGGGTCACAGATGCTCGCCTCTTTGGAGCTGAGATCCCCATCACTGCGGTATTAGGTGACCAGCAAGCTTCCTTATTTGGGCATGGCTGCGATCGTCCCGGTCTGGTGAAATGCACTTATGGGACGGGCTGTTTTCTAGTTGCTCATACAGGTTCAACGATCGTGCGTGCTCCCAATCAACTGATTGCCACGATCGCCTGGACAGAACAAAGCACTGCTGGCAAAAATCAGGTGGGATATGCCCTCGAAGGCAGTATGTTCACGACGGGTGCCTGCATTCAATGGCTCCGCGACGGGTTAGGAATCATTGCAACCGCAGCAGAAACAGAAGACTTGGCACAGCAGGTTGAAGATAGCGGGGGCGTTTACTTTGTGCCAGCGTTGAGTGGATTAGGCGCACCCCACTGGGACATGAGCGCAAGGGGAGCATTTTTGGGCATCACGGGTGGAGCCAGACGACCCCATCTGGTGCGGGCAGTGCTGGAGTCGATCGTTTATCAAGTGAAGGAGGTTGTTGAAGCAATTCATGCATCGCAAGCACTGGAAGTCCAGCAGCTTCGAGTGGATGGTGGCGGCTGTGAAAATAATTTTTTAATGCAGCAACAAGCAGATGTTTTGGGAATTCCAGTTGAACGTCCTCAAATGCGAGAAACCACTGTACAGGGAGTTGCCTTTGCAGCAGGGTTAGTCTGCGGCTTCTGGGATGATTACGACACGCTAGTCAAACATCAGCCGATCGATCGAGTGTTTGAACCCAGTCCCCGTTCTGAGCGATCGATCGAACAGTTCATGCAATGGCAGAAAGCAGTAGCGCGAACGAAGCAATGGGTTGATATTGCAGGAAATAAGGGTTAAGAGACAGTTCTCTCATTCAGCACTGCCTGATTGGGAATCTCTACAATAAAGGTCGTTTGTCCTGCACCCGACTCGACTCGAATGGTTCCTGCTAAATGTTGAGCGAGCCGCTGCACCAGAGCTAATCCTAAACCTGTGCCACCTTGCTTCCAGGGGTCAGCATTGGGGACGCGATAGAACTTGTCGAAGATGCGCGCTAGCTCGGCAGCAGGAATTTCTGCTCCAAAGTTTGTCACAGATAGCTGTAGCAGTTCGCAATTTGTTTTTGCACTGACCCTGATGGTGCCTTCGGGTGGGGTATATTTGCAGGCGTTGTTCAGCAGTTCTGCCAGAATGCGCTCCAAGGATGCAATGTCGGAGGTCAGCGGTGGCAAGTTTTGAGTGGGTAAGTCAACCTGTAAGGCAATCTGTCTTGCTTTAGCTCGCTCGTAAAATCCTTGCACCACCTCGGAAACCCATTCTCGAACCTGCACTGTGTCAAAGATTAGCGCCTGTTTTCCGGCTTCTAGGCGTTGCAGATCAAGCAGATCATTAATTAAGCTAATTTCCCGTTCGCACTCATTCTTTAGAATTTGCAAATATTGATTTATTTTTTTCGATGAGTCGTTCTGAATGTTTTCTCGCTGTAATGTCATTTCCAGTAAATGCATTGACATTTTCATGTTTGAGACAGGAGTGCGTAGCTCATGAGAAACCGTACTGAGGAAGTCGTCTTTTAGCCAATTAAGCCGTTCTAATGTTTTGACTTGAGTTTGTGATTCTTCATACAGGCGTGCCTGCCGGAGCGCGATCGCACATTGGTTTGCTACTTGCTGGACTAGCCGCAGTTCCGGCTCATGAAAACCATATTCTTTATCCGTAATCAGCCATAAATCGCCCAGAATATCCTGATCGTCCACAATTGGACAGGCAAGCATGGCAACTCGCCCTCGAACTGGGTTGTTTACAATATTGCAAAACTGGCGATACTGTCCTTGTAAAAGGAACTCGTAGAACTCAGGGTAGTTATCCATGTGGCTCACTCGCCCCTTCACTGGAAACAGAGAAGTATTGTATTCGTAGCAGATCGTTGAAATTTTTTGCTCCAAGTCATAAAGCGCCGCATTACAGCAGCTAACGCCCAGTCCCTCTCCCAATTCTTGAACTGCAGTCTGCAAGATTTGATGTTCATCCAGGCTATCGCGAACTTTATCTGTAATTCGCTTTAGCGTTGCCTCAAAGTTTAGAGATTGCTGTAGTTGAGCAGTGCGCTCTTTTACCTGTGACTCTAAATTATTGTTGAGTTGTTTGAGCCTCGCTTCTACCTGTTTTCGTTCTGTGATTTCAAACCGAATTGCTAAATATTGGAAAGGTTTTCCCGCTTCGTCCAGAAAGGGAACGATCGTTGTGTCTACCCAGTAGTAGCTGCCATCCTTTGCCCGGTTCTTAATTTCACCCTGCCAGATCTGACCAGCAGTAATCGTAGACCAGAGATCTTGAAAGAAGGCTTTATCGTGGTAGCCCGAATTGAGAATGCGATGATTCTGCCCAACTAACTCTTCTCGGCTGTATTGGGAAAGCTCACAGAACCGATCGTTAATCGTTTGAATCGTTCCTTTTGCATCGGTAACTGCGACGATCGCGACCTGATCAAGCGCAAACTTGACATGAGAAAGCTCCTCTAAGGATCGCTGTAAACGTTCTTCGGTTTGTCTGCGGCTGGTGATATCCCGAATCACGATGGAAAAGCCCCGTAAGTTCCCTTGTGGGTCATATAGGGCGCTGATCCCAATGTCTGCCCAGAAACATGAGCCATTTTTGCGAACTTGCCACCCTTCCGCCTGGTACTTGCCTTGGCGCGCTGCTTGTCTTAGTTCAGCCTCAGGCTTTCCTTGCTGACGATCGATCGTTGAGTAGAAGCAAGAAGCAGGCTGCCCTAAAATTTCTGCTGCCTGATATCCCTGTAATTGTTCTGCACCAGCGTTCCAAGTTGCTACATAGCCAGCAGAATCAAGCGCAAAAATGGCGTAGTCTTTGACTGTCTCTACTAATAACCGATAGCGTTCTTCGCTCTGCTCTAAAGAAATTGCTGTTGCCTCAGCCCGACGTGCGATCGATTCTGCCCGCCATTTTGCCGAAACCAATTTTCCACTTAAGATGCTAATTTGTCCACCGACCACAGCAAACAAAATGAGGCGAACGAGATCGCTGGAATCTGCAATTTCTAGCCGATGAATTGGCTCTATTAGGAAATAAGTTGCTAACAAACAACTCCACCCGGTTGCCAGAAGTCCAGGTCCTGTGCCGCCATACCAGGCACTAAACATCACTGCGGGGGCAAAGAGCAAAAATGGACCTACCAGCCCCAAAATTGGCACTAGAAGTAACCGAATCCAGAGTGAGATGGAGGCGGTAACAACAGCAAATCCATATCGAATGCGCCAGGAACAGTCCTCTTGCTCTCTAGCGGCTGCATCTAATAACGACATTGTTTATTTAACAGAGGAATTGATGCGAACCTTGTCTATACTCAGCTTATAAAGCTTTCCCCAATCGAGCGGCTAAACAACTGCAATTTTGAAGTTAATTTCCTAGTTAATTTCCTTGTACGGTAAGGCAATCTAACACTTTAGCAACGAAAAAAGTTCATCTCACTCTGTCGCCAGGAGGAGCTTGAAGGACTGTTCTATTGTTTTAATGAATCGATCGAACCGATACAGCTATTTCAAACCAAAAAACCTTCCCAAGGAGGAAAGGTTGATGGAATGAACTAGAGGCTGAATGACGAGAAAACTTTTAGTCTTTTGTGCTCAAATTTGGGCTCAACTTGTTTCGAGCCGCAGTCCAGCGAATAAACAATTTCTCGAATTCAATCCAGACAAAGACTAAGGAACTGAAGCCAACACAGATGAGCAATTCCATACCGCTGAGATAATGCGTATTAAAGAAATTGCGTAAAGGCTCAACGTAAATTAAGAGAATTTGCAGAATGCTAGTGACAACCACAGCAGCTAGCACATAAGGGTTTGAAAATGGGTTGACCTCAATCATCAAGCGGTTGTTCGATCGCACTGCAAATGCATGTCCCATTTGCGCTAAACAAAGCGTTGTAAACACCATCGTCTGCCAGCGATCGCGGTCTAGCCCGTTGCCCTGCACCTGCTCCGTGTAGCCATAAGCCCACGCCATCAACGCGATCGTCACGATTGCCAGAATGATTCCAATTCGCACCATATAGGAGCCTAGTCCTCGTGCAAAGATGCTCTCTTTCGGGTCTTTTGGCGGCTGTTGCATCACTGAAGGTCTACCCGGTTCAACTGCCAGGGCTAGCGCAGGTAAGCCATCCGTCACGAGATTCATCCAGAGAATTTGCAGCGGCGATAGCGGAATACCACCCAAGCCCATCACAGGTGCAGCAGCGATCGTTAAAACCTCGCCAATGTTTGATCCCAGAATGTATTTGATAAAGCGACGAATGTTGACATAAACCGTTCGACCTTCTTCCACCGCAGAAACGATCGTGGCGAAGTTGTCGTCCAGCAGCACCATATCGCTTGCTTCCTTGCTGACATCCGTTCCGGTGATGCCCATTGCGACGCCAATATCAGCTTGTTTCAGGGCAGGTGCATCATTCACACCATCCCCAGTCATGGCAACGATCTGATTTTGCTGCTGCAATGCTCGCACAATTCGCAGCTTATGCTCTGGCGATACTCTGGCATAGACGCTAACCTGACCCACGATTTCTTGTAAATCTTGATCAGACAAGGTTTCAAGTTGCCGCCCAGTGATCGCTTTCTCTTCTTCCGTCGCAATGCCCAGATCTACCGCGATCGCCTGCGCCGTTAGTTGATGATCGCCCGTAATCATAACCGGACGAATTCCCGCCGCCCGACATTTCGCCACCGCTTCGCGCACTTCAGGACGAGGCGCATCCAGCATTCCCACCAGTCCAAGCCAGATCAAATCCCGCTCAACTTCATCCTCAGCTGCAGCATCAGGCAGTTCAGCCAGTGGTTTGCAGGCAAAGCCCAGCACTCGTAAGCCACGGCTTGCCAGGTGATCATTTCGCGTCAAAATCTGGCTACGCTGAGCTGTGGTTAAAGGTTCAACCCGATCGCCCATTTGAATCTGCGTGCATCGCTCTAACGTCAGTTCAGGGGAGCCTTTAGTCGCCATCACCAGTGACGTTTCCAGTCCGGCTTGTGGTGCTGCGGCTTTCACCATGACACTCATCCGTTTCCGTTCTGAAGAAAAGGGAAACTCTGCCACTCTAGGGGAAGCGTTGTCTTGCTCATCTTTCCGCAATCCGGCTTTTCCTGCCAGCGCCAGCAGTGCTCCTTCGGTTGGATCACCCAAAATTGCCCATTCGCCATTTTCTTTTTGCAGCACTGCATCATTGCAGAGAACACAGGCCGTTAACAGGGCTTGCAGGGCAGGGTCTTGTGGGGCAGCGATCGCTTCGCCATTCTGTTCAAATTGACCCACTGGAGCATAGCCTTCTCCCGTGACTCGCAGCGATCGATCGGCAGTCTCGACAGCTTGCACCACCATTTTATTTTGGGTTAGAGTTCCGGTTTTATCGGAACAAATCGTTGTGACAGAACCCAGGGTTTCCACAGCAGGCAGTTTCCGAATCAGGGCATGACGACGCACCATCCGCTGTGTTCCGAGTGCGAGTGTCACGGTAATGACGGCAGGCAACCCTTCTGGCACAACGGCAACCGCCATACTCAGCGAGACTTTGACCAATTCCTCAAACAAGCTGGGATTGTAGATTGTGCCGCCAACCACCACGATCGCTACCAACACCAGTGCCCCAATGACCAGAGCATTACCCAGTTGCCCCATGCGTTTTTGCAGGGGTGTTGGCTCTGCCTCAACTTCCTGAAGCGCAGTTGCAATTTTGCCCAGTTCAGTTCGCATTCCCGTTTCTGTCACCAGAACGGTTGCCCGGCCTTGAGCAACTTCAGTTCCCGAAAAAACGAGGTTGACGCGATCGCCCAGCGGTGCGTCTTCTGGCAGAATCATTTCAGCCTGTTTGTTTACCGCATGAGATTCTCCCGTCAGGGCAGCCTCTCTCACTTGTAAATTGGCAACCTCCACCACGCGCCCATCTGCAGGGACTTTTACCCCGGCTTCCAGCAGCATCACATCCCCCGGCACCAGGTCTTTAGAATCAACTTCCAGCGCTTTGCCCTCTCGAATCACCCGAACCCTGGAAGAAGCCAAGTTTTTGAGCGCCGCCAGTGCCTTTTCTGCACCGCTTTCCTGCACATAGCCCAGGATGCCATTCAATATCACAATGACCAGAATCGCGGTTGCATCCTTGGGAAACACAAACCGATTCAAGCTCATTGCCTCGCGCACGTCCAAAATTGCCGAAATGACCGCGACAGCAATCAACATGATCAGCATCACGTTCTTAAACTGATCAATCAAGATGGTCAGGGGCGATCGTCCGCCTGTTTCCACCAGTTCATTGGAGCCATGTTGCACTATTCGATCGGCAACCTGCTGAGTCGTTAACCCAGTTGTCTGATCGCTTTGCAGCAGGCGAGTGGTTTCTGCAACAGAAAAGCTTTGCCAGGTGACAGGACGAGCGGTCTGCGTAGAGGAGGGTTGAGGAGGCATAGGTAAAAGACGATGGAATGAACAAATAAATGTTTAGACGTTTTACAGTCTGTAGTGCAGGTTTGATTCGTATAGCACTAATTATTAGTGTTACTCAGGATCGTGTCAAATGGGTAGATATACTAAACTTAATGTCCGCTCTGGATTGATGGTGAATCATCGATTTCTGCCCCAACGTTTAATTGGTCGCACAGCCGAACTGCAAACTCTGCGGCAAATCCTGCTTGAAGATGGGGATTTGTGGCTCGTTGGTGCGCCCGGAATTGGTCGGCGGACTCTGCTCCATACGGCTGCAACTCAAATTGGCGCGAGAGTTTTGGAGATTGACTGCCTCCGCACCACTAGCACCAGTCGGTTTTTGCGGCTGCTGGCAGATAGTATTGTGGAAGCCTTTGCCCATCCTGCCGAATTCGCGCTGCTCGAGCAGTGGAGCATTACCCGTCCCTTTGTGTTAGAGCGCAGCGAAACCCAGCGTCCTCGCTTAGTCTGGTACAGTTCCAGCAGTCAGGAATGGTCACTTTTGCAGAGCCTACTCGAACTGCCGCAATCGATCGCGGAGCGGCTTGATTGTCGTGTGGTGACTGTGTTTCTCAACTTTCCACATATTCGTTCCTGGGATCGGACGGGCAAGTGGGAAGGCTATTTGCGGCAGGAAATTCAGCAGCAGAGCCGGGTGAGCTATGCACTGGTTTCCACGGTTCCAGATGTCGCCTGGGTGCAGGAAAACCATTTGCCCGTCATTGCGCTAGAGCTATTGGACAACGACACCATGAAATCCTGGCTGATTCCAGCAATGGCAGAAGAAGGCTTAGCGTTTGATGCTGAAAGTCAGGCGATCGATCGGTTCTTGGGCATTGTCCAGGGGCATCCGGGAGCGGCAATTACCCTCGCCCGTCGGATCTGGCTTGATTTGCACTCATTCCCACAGCCAGATTTGATAGAGCCTGTCGTTAAAGTGCTATCCCCGTCCGATCGCTTCCCCACCCAGATTGAAGCACACCATGTTTATCGCAGTACGCTGGCGCTGGTCGAAGATTTGTCCATAACCTTTGAATCGTTGATTTTGCTGCTGCCGCCTAGCCAGGTTCGGGTTTTAGAAAGTCTGGCGCTTGACCCAACAGACAAACCTCAGTCGCGAGAGTATATCCAGAAACATCAGCTAACCAGGGGGGGCGGACTTCAAGGCGCATTAACCAGTCTGGAACAGAAAGGATTGCTTTATGGGCCGCAGCAGAACTATCAGATTGCGCTGCCCTTCCTGGGATTCTGGCTCAAACAACGTCTGCAATAGTTCCAATTGCTAGCGGCAAAATTACCACAGATGAGAGATCTGCATCGTTCCGGCTCTGACTGACAATAAGAGTCAGTTGACTTCTAGAGTGAAAATCATTATCGTTAAAGTCTCAGTTAAAAGAGAATGGTTATCATTACTAATATCTACTGCATGAGCGATCTGAGATAGAGGCTAATCTATTTCATCCCCTTGCAGTTTGCTCTATAGTCGCTTCCCCCGGCTGAAATCCTCCTGCCCCCGGTCATTTTATGCATTCCTTAAGCCCTCTTACTGCTCGAACCACTTTATGTAGAATCCTGGGTTGGACTGCTTCTACCCTGTCTGCCACAGTTGGGCTAGTTGGTTGCGCTACAGAATCCAATTTAGGCAACAATTCTACTGCTCCTCGCCCCGAAACAGCGTTAGAGATTGTCACAACCACTCTGCCCGTGACGGATTTTACAAAAGCGGTGGTGGGCAATCGGGCTGAGGTCATTTATCTCATGCCGCCGAATGTCAGCCCGCACGATTTCCAGGCAAGGCCGGAAGATGTCCAAAAGATCGCGCAGGCAGATGTGTTGGTTGAAAATGGCCTGGGTTTGGAGACTTATTTAGACAGCCTGATTCACAACGCAGGCAACCAGAAGCTAACCGTTATTGATAGCAGCAAGGGGATCGAGCCGATCGCTCAAGCAGCCGAGGCACATTCTGACACAACAGCTAACGCAACAGACGGACACGCTCATGCCGGTGAGTCCAATCCGCATCTCTGGCTTGACCCAACGCGAGCAATTCAGCAGGTAGAAACTATCCGAGATGGGTTAATTGCGATCGATCCACAGGGCAAAGCGAACTATACCGCTAATGCTGCTGTTTATATTGAGAAGCTTAAAGCACTAGATGCTGAAATCGCCAACACGCTTAAACCCTATGTGGGTAAAACGTTTGTCACCTATCACGACTTTGCACCCTATTTTGCTCAACGCTACAGCCTCAAACCCGAATTTCTAGTCGGCGTCCCAGAAGAAAACCCGGCTCCGGCTGACGTCAAGCGCGTTATGGATGCTGTGAAAGCCTCAGAATTAAAAACGCTTTTGACCGAACCCCAGGCAGCAGGCAATCCTTTTGATGCGCTGGCAAAAGATTTGAACGTCAACGTCAGCAGTTTTGATCCGATGGAAACTGCCGGAGCGAATGGGTTAGAGCCAGATTACTACCTAACCACGATGCGCCAGAATGTCAAAAATTTGGAAGCTGCATTTCAAGGAGAACCGGAGCGATCGGCTTTACCGATCTGGCAGTTTCAACCCAGGATCGCTACAACAAATCGCTTTTAGATGAGATGGGTGAACTGATGGAAAAAGTACTGGAAGTTGAACATCTCAGCGTTTATCAAGGCACGTATGAAGCAGTGCAAAACGTGTCTTTTTGCCTGGAAGCCGGAACCGATACCGCAATTATTGGTCCAAATGGTGCTGGAAAAAGTACGCTTGTTCAGGCTTTGCTGGGCATCATTCCCCGACAATCTGGCACTGTGTCAATTTTAGGAGAAGTGGTTCGCCCTCATGGAGAACTTTCACCCCAGATCCGACAGCAAATTGCTTACCTGCCGCAGAGTTTTTTGTTCGATCGCGGCATCCCAATGACGGTTGCAGAATTAGTGGGGCTGGGCTGGGGAAAAGCAGGCTGGAGCCTACCCTGGAGCGGCAAACATGAGCGAGATCAAGCCGTTGTGCAAGCTTTGGCGAGGGTGAATGCCAGTTATTTAATCGACAAACCGATCGGCAATCTTTCAGGCGGTGAAACCAAGCGAGTGCTGCTAGCATACTGTCTGGTTCGCCCTCGGCGGCTGCTGATTCTAGATGAAGCCCCGGCTGGATTGGACTACCAAGCGGAAGCCGAATTTTATCAGCTTGTGAATCAACTCAAGCTCGATTTTGGCTGGACGATTTTGCAGATTTCGCATGATCTGGATATGGTGAACCAGCAGTGTGATCGGGTGATCTGCTTGAACCGATCGATCGTTTGTCAGGGAATTCCTGAGGTTGCTTTATCTTCTGAGAATTTGATGGCAGCTTATGGTCCACAGCTAACTCGTTATCACCACAACCATTAATTCCATTAATTCGGTCATTCACTGGAGCATTCATTTGGGGCTTATGGCACTTGATACAGAATTGATTCGTATCGCTGATCTCATGTCGCTTCCCTTTATGCAGCGTGCTCTGTTAGGTGGTATTTTAACGGGCATTTTGGGGGGACTTTTAGGCAGCTTTGCAATTTTGCGTCAGTTATCCTTCTTTAGTCATACAGTGGGTCATGCTGCTTTACTCGGTATTGTTCTCGGCATACTGCTCAATCTTGACCCAACCTTGACGCTGTTGCCATTCACAGTTTTATTTGGTTTAGGCGTCGTTTATTTGATGGCTAAAACCGATCTTTGGAGCGACACCGTTCTCAACATTGTCTTTTCAGCATCGCTCGCAATTGCAGTAATTGCATTAGGCTTTGTGAAAAGCTATCGTGGCAACTTAATGAATCTGCTGTTTGGTGATATTCTTGCCATTCAATCCACTGATATACTACTTACAGCATTGGTTTTAATCACGAGTATCATCACGTTACTCTTCACCCATCGCGCTCAAGTTCTATTAACGCTGCATGAAGGAATGGCAAAAGCGCAGGGCGTTGCAGTGGGGATGCATCGTGCCTGGTTTATTGTGTTGCTTTCGTTGGCTGTTGCAGTTGCAATCAAGGCAGTTGGCGTATTGCTGGTGAATGCATTTCTGGTGATTCCAGCAGCCACGGCAAAATTAATCAGCCGTCAGTTTGCGCTCTATGTGCTGCTCGCAACGGGCATTGGTGCGCTCAGTGCGATACTTGGAATTGTTGCATCTGCCGCCTTGAATCTCGGATCAGGTCCCAGCATCGTTGTGGCTCAGTTTGTCTTATTTGCCGTAGCGATCGTCGTTTCCAAATTCCAGACATAGCAGTCGATCGATTTTGATCTTGTCAGGAACTCGATTACCAAAAGGTGCATTCAGAATTGAGGTGCATCCATTCCTGAAAGATGAATGATCCCAATTTGCCAGCTGCATTGCCCTCTAAATGCCCTAATTTTGGAGGACTTGATTTTTCCTCAATTCGGGTGGCGAAGGGGCAAATTATACCTGCATCCAGTAATGCTTTAAAAGTCGCTATACACTGCTGCTCTCGACCTCATATTCTCTCTGTATTAGCGTTTCAGGAGAATGTTGAATTTGGGAAATTAAGGTCAGGCAAACCCATATTGCATAATGCTCCCTGCAGCAGGTGATGCAGCAAAGGATATTTGATTGCGCGATCGCGTTAGCAAAATCATAAGCCTTGAGGTTCTGCTCGACGGGATAGCAGCGAACTTTGCCATAAATTCGGTTG harbors:
- a CDS encoding metal ABC transporter permease, which encodes MALDTELIRIADLMSLPFMQRALLGGILTGILGGLLGSFAILRQLSFFSHTVGHAALLGIVLGILLNLDPTLTLLPFTVLFGLGVVYLMAKTDLWSDTVLNIVFSASLAIAVIALGFVKSYRGNLMNLLFGDILAIQSTDILLTALVLITSIITLLFTHRAQVLLTLHEGMAKAQGVAVGMHRAWFIVLLSLAVAVAIKAVGVLLVNAFLVIPAATAKLISRQFALYVLLATGIGALSAILGIVASAALNLGSGPSIVVAQFVLFAVAIVVSKFQT